A stretch of Fusarium poae strain DAOMC 252244 chromosome 2, whole genome shotgun sequence DNA encodes these proteins:
- a CDS encoding hypothetical protein (SECRETED:SignalP(1-20)~TransMembrane:1 (n3-14c20/21o342-362i)): MRLIALIGSALAVLPDTVSGQTDQKGTVCGNQRFGSLNDSLSYYPNAWNKKSPKSGFVCLKVDNSTPAFDATWNWDKNIQDVHSFPYVRFNHPSLPIRLSNLESIRLSTDWIYTPGNPSRLPRDFSSSKWAENKVQLNSKGVQANAAWDFFLDDDRNRTLYPQVAAVEIMVWLGSVGDPWWLGRANNSIISTVTLGETNFSLFYGRNSGGTHVFTAVTKDNTDILSFEADFYPLFEFVLEQAGKHIDTQNDLPKNPWLGIIEFGTETWLSNGNVTFTAANFAMDLKGNTTENDRNSTGSGNGGNKTSGDDGDKGGNGDEESGNDDGDDSTSKGDEEDDARRLMSQSVLGYVMTAALVISAILS, translated from the exons ATGAGGTTAATCGCACTCATTGGCAGTGCATTGGCTGTACTGCCAGACACTGTATCAGGCCAAACCGACCAGAAAGGAACAGTATGCGGTAACCAAAGATTTGGCAGTTTGAACGACTCCCTGTCAT ATTACCCCAACGCATGGAACAAAAAAAGTCCCAAAAGTGGCTTTGTTTGTCTCAAAGTCGATAATAGCACACCCGCCTTTGATGCAACGTGGAATTGGGACAAGAACATCCAAGATGTACACTCTTTCCCATACGTACGCTTCAACCACCCGAGTTTACCCATCCGCCTAAGCAATCTTGAATCAATACGTCTATCAACCGATTGGATCTATACACCAGGGAACCCAAGTCGACTACCCCGAGATTTCAGCAGCTCAAAATGGGCAGAGAACAAAGTTCAATTGAACAGCAAGGGCGTGCAGGCCAATGCGGCTTGGGATTTcttccttgatgatgatcgAAATAGAACTTTGTATCCCCAAGTTGCGGCTGTTGAGATCATGGTCTGGCTTGGATCTGTTGGAGACCCATGGTGGCTAGGGCGAGCGAACAACAGCATCATATCGACTGTAACTTTGGGCGAGACAAATTT TTCATTGTTCTACGGTCGCAACTCAGGTGGAACCCACGTCTTCACAGCCGTTACCAAAGACAACACAGACATTCTCTCCTTCGAAGCCGACTTCTATCCGCTTTTCGAATTCGTTCTTGAGCAAGCGGGCAAGCATATTGATACACAGAATGACCTACCAAAAAACCCCTGGCTAGGTATCATAGAATTTGGGACTGAGACGTGGTTATCGAATGGCAACGTCACCTTTACAGCTGCCAACTTTGCGATGGATTTAAAGGGTAACACGACCGAAAATGATCGCAACTCGACTGGATCAGGGAATGGAGGCAACAAGACtagtggtgatgatggagatAAAGGCGGCAATGGAGATGAAGAGAGTGGTAATGATGATGGGGATGACTCGACCAGCAAgggcgatgaagaagacgatgcgAGACGTTTAATGAGTCAATCAGTGCTGGGCTATGTCATGACAGCAGCATTGGTAATAAGTGCCATCCTATCATAA
- a CDS encoding hypothetical protein (TransMembrane:10 (i132-150o170-188i200-218o278-295i345-365o385-408i429-449o455-479i486-512o524-545i)) translates to MEKSEDLHNPAREDQTRHSTSSSGNNTSDEESSISSQSHPSRSPTNRNNRANSDTYSLGDNGWESIRAPANGMSMTRTISRRESALSRIRSRPVPQFTHPLAHVKTTEDQIVDFDGPDDPYRPINWPMKKKIITTMLYGCVTMSATWASSSYSSGTRQVAEQFNIGTQTATLGTTLFLVGFGIGPLLWAPLSEVYGRRQAVLIPMFIAMCFSFGSAVAKDVQTLMITRGVLGDLYAPTERGIAMAGYAMAVVGGPVLGPIVSAALVQDPSLGWRWTEYVTAFIQIFFLILAVIFVDESYPPKLLIYKARRLRHETGNWALHAKFEEWDVSIAELSRKFLVRPIQLICTPICFLVALYASFCYGILYMQLGAIPIIFREIRGWGTFVSSLPFICILLGAILGCSANVYNQLLYNKAYHAAGNRAVPEKRLPPMMVGSVIFSGGQFIIAWTGGNTSIHWIVPCIGLVLLGTGFFTIFQAALNYLVDTFTMYAASAIAANTFLRSMFAAAFPLVVGPLYHNIGVGPGSSITGGFAALLIPVPFIFYTYGKRIRARSKWSKASVYD, encoded by the exons ATGGAGAAATCTGAAGATTTGCATAATCCCGCTAGGGAAGATCAAACGCGTCACTCTACGTCTTCATCGGGAAATAATACCAGTGATGAAGAGTCTTCGATATCGTCACAGTCACATCCATCTCGTTCGCCAACAAATCGCAACAATCGAGCCAACTCGGACACTTACTCTCTGGGCGACAATGGGTGGGAGAGCATCAGGGCACCTGCCAATGGCATGTCCATGACGAGAACTATTTCTCGAAGAGAATCAGCTTTGTCTCGAATCCGATCCAGGCCAGTCCCGCAATTCACTCACCCTCTGGCTCATGTCAAGACAACAGAGGACCAGATCGTCGACTTTGACGGGCCTGATGATCCCTATCGCCCAATAAATTGGCCTatgaagaaaaagattatCACTACCATGCTGTATGGATGCGTCACAATGAGTGCAACTTGGGCATCATCGTCCTACTCGTCAGGAACACGACAAGTCGCAGAACAATTTAATATTGGCACGCAGACTGCTACACTAGGAACGACCCTTTTCCTCGTCGGTTTTGGCATTGGACCTCTTCTTTGGGCTCCTTTGTCAGAGGTTTACGGAAGAAGACAGGCCGTTCTCATCCCCATGTTTATTGCGATGTGCTTCAGTTTCGGCTCAGCAGTCGCAAAAGATGTCCAAACTCTTATGATAACTC GTGGTGTTTTGGGAGATCTGTACGCCCCGACTGAGCGAGGTATAGCCATGGCTGGAT ATGCTATGGCTGTAGTTGGAGGTCCTGTCCTAG GTCCCATTGTATCGGCTGCTCTCGTGCAAGACCCAAGCCTGGGCTGGAGATGGACAGAATATGTCACAGCCTTCATAcagatcttcttcttgatatTGGCAGTCATCTTCGTAGATGAGTCTTATCCACCCAAGCTCCTGATCTACAAGGCTCGAAGACTACGACATGAGACTGGAAACTGGGCACTCCACGCCAAGTTCGAAGAGTGGGATGTTAGTATAGCAGAGCTTTCTCGAAAGTTTCTCGTACGCCCAATCCAACTTATCTGTACACCCATCTGTTTTCTCGTGGCTCTATACGCCAGCTTCTGCTATGGTATTCTGTACATGCAACTTGGCGCCATTCCCATCATCTTCAGGGAGATCAGAGGCTGGGGCACGTTTgtgtcttctcttcctttcaTCTGCATTCTTCTCGGAGCCATACTCGGCTGCTCAGCCAACGTCTACAACCAACTTCTTTACAACAAAGCTTATCATGCCGCCGGAAATAGAGCTGTACCTGAAAAGCGCCTACCGCCAATGATGGTCGGCTCAGTTATATTCAGCGGTGGACAATTTATCATCGCCTGGACAGGTGGGAACACCAGCATTCACTGGATTGTTCCTTGCATTGGTCTAGTCCTGCTTGGAACAGggttttttactatttttcaAGCAGCACTCAACTACCTTGTTGATACATTCACCATGTACGCCGCCTCTGCTATCGCAGCGAATACATTCCTGAGATCGATGTTCGCGGCTGCGTTTCCGTTGGTCGTAGGGCCGCTCTACCATAATATTGGCGTAGGACCCGGGTCGAGTATTACTGGTGGTTTTGCGGCGTTGTTAATACCAGTTCCATTTATCTTTTATACTTATGGAAAGAGAATCAGGGCGCGGTCGAAGTGGTCAAAGGCATCGGTGTACGACTAA
- a CDS encoding hypothetical protein (TransMembrane:2 (n16-28c36/37o93-111i131-154o)), whose protein sequence is MPDRNAFPTENRFRRALYALPFLAITALMTRAFGMAEPIGPTIEEMVKTSVFTGPGVNVPIIKGFYGIPILDEIFNVVTAAFANLQFYVDKKAYWQSLVFLTDFAGMYAVVQLESYRPGNTFPISKYPVVFLFVSQIIAIGCTAPIFFFLAYVFTPAYKLTTPSLGRVGVEPCKAIYAAVVLETGGIGYGSCSLPGAAV, encoded by the exons ATGCCAGACCGAAATGCATTCCCGACAGAAAATCGCTTCCGACGTGCCTTGTACGCACTCCCATTCCTCGCCATCACGGCTCTCATGACACGAGCATTTGGAATGGCTGAACCCATTGGTCCTACCATTGAAGAAATGGTGAAAACTTCTGTTTTTACTGGTCCCGGGGTTAATGTTCCGATCATAAAAGGCTTCTATGGTATCCCGATCTTGGATGAAATTTTCAACGTCGTCACAGCTGCGTTTGCGAATTTGCAGTTCTATGTCGATAAGAAAGCGTATTGGCAATCGTTGGTGTTTCTGACCGATTTCGCGGGAATGTATGCTGTCGTTCAGCTTGAGTCTTATAGACCGGGGAACACGTTTCCTATTTCCAAATA TCCCGTTGTATTTTTGTTCGTTTCTCAAATAATCGCCATTGGATGCACTGCaccgatcttcttcttcctggctTATGTCTTTACACCTGCGTATAAGCTCACCACACCAAGCTTAGGCCGTGTCGGTGTTGAACCCTGTAAAGCTATTTATGCAGCAGTCGTATTGG AAACTGGTGGAATTGGATATGGCAGCTGTTCCCTGCCTGGTGCTGCAGTATAA
- a CDS encoding hypothetical protein (TransMembrane:11 (o12-33i45-64o76-93i100-122o134-153i249-268o288-308i364-384o390-413i476-495o507-524i)) encodes MPPSILQASNALHYTTAISAVGFYLFHTVANVGRTKPAKTSSARLFDRLAIGLLLLGYVAEGVVTILERNDQSKEAQTVHLVLLITIWLLISIQQDALRLLILGTSLSTLTFEIPLLVFSALGNLSTALSVTRLASQAVRALPLFSLAIYYLTYRGNDYTELFNNEESEPFLQTSGASEYTSYGTQPPRDTDYNSDTFTQGSEEDDDVIDIKRERAKRLNEKGGWWGYLADFSIFVPFLVPKKDRKVQLCILLCLTCIVATRAFNVLVPRQLGIVADQLLAKENPFQALFVWLGLSMLSHDILIGFIVDLTKIPIKQFSYRSLTNAAFNHVLSLPMEFHSERDSAEVMKAIEQGEALTNVLDTLLIELLPTFVDLMIAFIFLYWKFNSYVALAMAAAATTFITFEVYATSWNLDNRRESSKSKREEVRVMHQAVQGWQTVTYFNMFGFERRRFGGAVDKQLNAAKAWERRDACIQALLNAIVPCTFFILASLVIYDVFQGGSSPGDFVFFIQYWEYLIWPLKFLSHQYRYLMSDLVDAERLLYLLQTKPSITDKEGAKELEKVHGRVEFKNVSFSYDPRKTTIQDLSLSVEQGQTVALVGETGAGKSSIMKLLLRFYDINQGSITIDGHDIRDITLSSLRDALGVVPQDPLLFNASVLENMRYARPSATDEEIYDACRAAAIHDKILSFVDGYNTEVGEQGVKLSGGEIQRLAIARVFLKNPPILILDEATSAIDTNTESSIQGALDELKRERSTFIIAHRLSTIVSADKILVIHDGKVVESGTHAELIAIEGRYKQLWNKQIANK; translated from the coding sequence ATGCCGCCGTCAATTCTCCAGGCCTCAAACGCCCTTCACTACACCACAGCCATCTCTGCTGTAGGCTTTTATCTTTTCCACACTGTCGCCAATGTTGGACGGACAAAACCAGCAAAGACTTCTTCAGCACGTCTTTTTGATCGACTTGCTATTGGTCTACTACTTCTCGGTTATGTGGCCGAGGGTGTAGTCACAATTCTAGAACGAAACGACCAGAGCAAAGAAGCACAGACTGTTCATCTCGTTTTGCTCATTACTATTTGGCTACTTATCTCGATCCAACAAGATGCACTCCGGCTGTTGATCCTGGGCACATCGCTTAGTACACTTACTTTCGAGATCCCATTGCTAGTATTTTCTGCTCTCGGCAATCTCAGCACTGCTCTTTCTGTGACACGACTTGCCAGCCAAGCAGTTCGGGCCCTCCCTCTGTTTTCCCTCGCAATTTACTACCTCACCTATCGCGGAAATGACTACACTGAACTTTTCAACAATGAAGAGTCAGAACCCTTCCTTCAGACAAGCGGCGCCTCAGAGTACACCAGCTACGGGACTCAGCCACCCAGAGACACAGATTATAACAGCGACACCTTCACTCAGGGCAgcgaagaagacgacgatgttATCGACATTAAGCGCGAGCGTGCAAAACGACTCAACGAAAAAGGTGGCTGGTGGGGATATCTCGCCGACTTTTccatctttgttcccttctTAGTTCCCAAGAAGGATCGCAAGGTTCAACTTTGTATCTTGCTCTGCCTTACTTGTATTGTTGCTACTCGAGCTTTCAACGTCTTGGTGCCCCGTCAACTCGGTATCGTGGCAGATCAGTTACTGGCAAAGGAGAACCCGTTCCAGGCATTGTTCGTCTGGCTTGGACTGAGCATGTTGTCTCACGATATTCTTATCGGTTTCATTGTGGACCTGACCAAGATTCCGATCAAGCAGTTCTCCTACCGATCACTTACAAATGCTGCTTTCAACCATGTTCTTTCTTTGCCCATGGAGTTTCACTCCGAACGTGATTCTGCCGAGGTCATGAAAGCCATTgagcaaggcgaagcttTGACAAATGTACTGGATACACTCCTCATCGAGCTTCTACCAACATTCGTCGACTTGATGATTGCTTTCATCTTCTTGTACTGGAAGTTTAACAGCTACGTCGCTCTGGCAATGGCTGCCGCGGCCACCACTTTTATAACCTTTGAAGTATACGCCACAAGCTGGAACTTGGACAACCGAAGAGAGTCTTCCAAGTCCAAGCGAGAAGAAGTCCGTGTCATGCATCAAGCTGTTCAAGGCTGGCAGACCGTGACTTATTTCAACATGTTTGGGTTTGAGAGGCGCCGTTTCGGCGGTGCAGTCGACAAGCAATTGAACGCTGCCAAGGCCTGGGAGAGACGAGACGCTTGTATTCAAGCTTTGCTGAACGCCATCGTACCCTGTACTTTCTTCATTTTGGCCAGTCTTGTCATTTACGACGTTTTCCAGGGAGGTTCCTCACCAGGTGATTTTGTCTTTTTCATCCAGTACTGGGAGTACTTGATTTGGCCTCTCAAGTTCCTGTCTCATCAGTATCGTTATCTCATGTCGGATCTGGTCGATGCCGAGCGTCTTCTCTACCTGCTGCAGACAAAGCCAAGCATCACCGATAAGGAAGGGGCCAAGGAACTGGAGAAGGTCCACGGTCGTGTTGAATTCAAGAATGTGTCTTTCTCCTACGATCCTCGCAAGACAACCATCCAAGATCTTTCCCTATCAGTCGAGCAGGGACAGACTGTGGCACTTGTTGGAGAGACAGGAGCTGGCAAGTCATCTATCATgaagcttcttctccgcTTCTACGATATCAACCAAGGTTCTATCACTATTGATGGCCACGACATTCGTGATATCACTCTCAGCTCGTTGAGGGACGCCCTCGGAGTTGTCCCTCAGGATCCCCTGTTATTTAACGCATCAGTCCTCGAGAATATGCGCTACGCCCGACCTTCAGCTACAGACGAAGAGATCTACGATGCTTGCCGGGCAGCCGCTATCCACGATAAAATTCTTAGCTTTGTCGACGGGTACAACACCGAGGTTGGAGAGCAGGGCGTCAAGCTATCAGGAGGCGAGATCCAGCGATTGGCAATCGCTCGAGTGTTTTTGAAGAACCCTCCTATTCTTATCTTGGATGAGGCAACCAGTGCCATCGACACAAACACCGAGTCCAGCATTCAAGGTGCTCTTGATGAGTTGAAACGCGAGAGATCGACATTTATTATTGCGCATCGACTATCGACAATTGTCAGTGCGGACAAGATTCTCGTCATTCATGATGGAAAGGTTGTTGAGTCAGGAACACACGCCGAGTTGATCGCAATTGAAGGAAGATACAAGCAACTGTGGAACAAACAGATTGCAAACAAATAG